DNA sequence from the Salvia splendens isolate huo1 chromosome 19, SspV2, whole genome shotgun sequence genome:
gggatcagcactctccacacaatcagattgattgtgtccctcagaggccatctttctcttccatgcatgacaatctttcttcaaatgtccaggtttcttgcaccaatagcaaactctagtttccttctgagcatcagaacttgagggtttagggccctcaaacttcttcttgaagttctgcttcttgaacttcttcacattcaaggcctctgcagcttgaacattggagcttgcagagcctctgttggctgtcttctggagttctttggccatcaaggctgaatagacttctgcataggtgataggtttatctcttccatagataattgcatcacttagctggtcatacgagctaggcaaggcattcaatgtgagaatggccttatcctcatctgaaatcttgacatcaacagatcccaggtcatcaatgatcttgttgaactcctctagctgctcaatgatggacctatctccagaaaaactataggcatacagcctcttcttgagatacagccggttagccaaggatttggccaagtaaacttcatctaacttgtccaagatctccaccgcagtcttggcttcttgaacttccctcaagaccttatctccaaggcacagaatcactgcagaatgtgccttgagctgcatctcctccatctttgcctgagctttttcatcaagcactggagcctttcctttctcctctggttttgcaagaactgccgccaagccttgttgaattaaaaccgccttcatcttcatcttccacaggccataatcattcttgcctgtgaacttttctgcatcaagccttgctgccatctctgaaaccgtttgatcctctgcaaatcagcttcaatatccctttcccacagacggcgccacttgttgggatttacacacacacaaggctttcacacactcaataagatcacacacacactcactgttgtatgagatcacacaatgcagaaacacacacactcacactttgagtattgaagatgataatcttggagagaaaactggaaaactctttattgattaaactctactctaaactacatacacggtgagctatttaaagctctacaatcaagtagcaactgctactaactaactacaagaagaatcaagaaagcaagaagaataaccgctacacctcagctaactaactgctgctccaacggctagttcggctaggttgcttcttccttctcggttcaagaccgaactccttcctcggttcaagaccgaactccttcctcggttcaagaccgaactccttcctcggctcaagaccgaactcttccttctcggctcattccagctcaacgccgagcttccttaccgagcttccttaccgagcttccttaccgctgagcttaccgacttctgccttcttcttctcttctagttccaggctagttccagctcggtaagccgagcttaccgaactcctttctagccgagcttcttccaactgaaatgagcactccattattacactAATGGGACAGAGAAAGTATATAATGGCACGACAGAATTAACAACAAAGCATGATAAGATCAAACCCAAACACCATATAATAAGAaaacattaaacacaaacaTGAACTCGTAACATTGAAATTTAAGTTGTGTTGACATGCACGACAACAACGAAAAATAATATGTAGGTTAATATCAACTAGAACGAGGTTACATAGATTACATAGAGTCAGAAAGCACCATacaatttatatactactactagctAACAGTGGCATATGGTGCGTGTTGGGTTGACACGGGTAAAGCCAAACCTTGAAGACAAACACGACTATCTAACGACAAAAACACAAATGTAGACTAACATTATGAGCTAGAATGAGATCACATTCTCAATTCCGAAACTCTTTAGCGAGAGAAGGGCTGGAGTAAAAATCATGGCACGGGTGAGGTGATTCTCTACATACACATCCTCAATTGTAAGGTGTTGCTCCGCAACCATACCATATGACCCAATCGTACCAAGCTGCTCATTAATCATACCGAGTTGTTGAATAGTATCTGTCTTGCTGGAGTAGTAGATGAGATGCCTCTTTCTGTAGTAGAAGTTAATGTCGTTCGCCACCATCAACATCAAAACGTCACCATCATTGAAAACTTTGATAGGATAAACAGACTCCATTCTATTGCGAataccaaaatcaaaattaaaaccaTTAGTACTCAACCTATACTCTATGGTCCAAGACTCCTCGACTCGGTATTCCTTCATCGACCAAATGACAATTTCATGGCCCCACACGTAAGAAACACACAGACAGTCGCTCAGAACACTCAACTCCACAGTTAGACGCTCATCTACAGCGGCAGGAGGAGCAGAGAATATGCTAAAACATTCCGTTTCAACGTCAAAACCACATATCAACAAGGGTCGAGTGGAATCATACACGGTCCAATGGAGGTTTCCGTTACACTCAATCCGCCCATCTAAATTGAATCCGAAACCAGAGGCAGGGCAGGCTTCAACGCGCCTCCACGCTCCCGTTCCGAGGGTGTAGACATGATGAGCAGAGCCATCGCGATTGATACACACGACCTTATATTGCCCGCTAATTTTGCTCACACCAAATCCAAAACTCAGCATAAAATTAAAGGAAATGGATTGTTTGGGCAGCAGAGCTTGATGTATTCACGAGTGAGAGGATTCCATATAAAAAGAGGGATGTCAGGATGCCCTAACTCTGAGTATAGAAGAAACAATCCATTAGCTGCGATACCTACCATTGATACTGGTACTGATTTTCCGAGGGGATATCGAAATCAGCGAGCCGATTGTAGTGAAGTTCatggaaattttgattttgattttgattttgaaattgggCATCGTCTTCATCGTCGtgttcctcttcttcttcgtcgagattttgattttgattttgcatttgattttggtcttctccttcttcttcttcttcttcttcatctccgTGTTCCTCTTCGTCTTCGACTTCGAATTCCTCTTCAATTTCGAAAACTCTGCAGCGAGTAGAGCCGAACATATCGTGCGCCCTCGCCGGCATCAAGCAAGCTAGGGCGGGAGGGTTTTGGGATTTGGCGAAATCGAGGGAGCCGAGGAGATTGCGCCATGGTTCGCAAACGCATTTGCTGAATTAAATGCTTCGGAGAGGGAGACGTGAGAGGATGTTAGTGGTGATTTCTGATGGTAGATTTGTGGAGTAATCACGCCGCCCCATTGATGGATTGAATCACTGATTGAGGAAGAAATGGTAGCCGAGGCAGAGCcgtgtgtgttttgtgaattaGGAATTAGGGCTTCTTCTCATCGCtatttacttttacttttactatttctttttctttttcttttgatattttaaaatttggagCGCCATTCGATGGCAATGAGGAGTGTACTAAGAGCATCttcaatggcggacgtccggttggacttccgcgacgggcgacagcgacgtccgccattgtaacaCATAcactcggatacggacgtcccgtaaggacgtcggatgtcctcggacgtccgcgcgacgggcgggtggacgtccgccattgtggcatgGGTCAGACGTCcgggattaattttttttaaaaaaaaactctatatatacggctcgttgaacttcatttcattcgcaccacttgtattaacaagtttctctctctacatctctaatttctagtatatctagaatggctagtgacagtgatagcgaggatgaattggaggtcgctgtggaaggtgcgatagataggctgctacacCAGAGGGAGGAGCGGCGGCAACAGGCGGCGGTACATCGGCCGATCCGTCGTCAAACTACAATACCCCGTGACCAccttgctgcacatattcggttgtatcagGACTACTTCGTTCCACAGCCGCGTTTTGGGgatgccttattccggcgacgttttaggatgcatcgtccgttgtttatgcatatcgtgggtgctttagagagaagatacctgtattttaggatcagagagGATACAGTTGGCAAACCGGACTCACTCtcttacagaagtgcactgtcgcaatcagacaattggcgtacggaggcgcggccgacatgttcgacgagtacctccacattggcgagtcgacagccgtcgagtgtctgcagaatttatgcgcgggcgtgagagcgatattcggggagcggtatcttcggagtccgagccccgaagactgccagaggctgatagatatgcatgggtcggtgcacgggttccctgggatgttgggcagcatagattgtatgcattgggagtggaagaactgccccgccgcctggaaggggatgtacactaccggcttcaaagccaagcatccctcgatgatccttgaagttgtagctgactaccggctgtggatatggcatgcttattttggagtcgcagggtcgaacaacgacatcaacgttctccagtcgtcgccatCAGTTTCATCGcaaacggcaaccagcacaatatgggatactctttggcagatgggatatacccaactggcccgtctttgtgaagacaatcaagcatccgctcggacaaaagaagacatactttgcgagccaTCAGGAATCAGCGCgtaaggatgtggagcgggcatttggtgtgctccagagtcgatgggcggtagtgaagggtcctgcacggcagtggtatattcccaacatcggcgatgtcatgtacgcatgtatcataatgcacaacatgattgtcgaaaatgaagctgcggaactgactcagtggaccaatgaagatgatacgggtgcaggtccaagtcacggcgtggccaccgcgaatgtgaatatgggggtacctcatggagaggtcgagcggatgcgtacatttgccgacatgcggcaaacagatgcccatgttcgacttcagcacgatattatcgaagaggtttggacgcggaggggttgacgttgatgtgattaattttttttttgttttattaatatgtaatttttttttcgaatcatgtatgtttttttaatgaagttgttaatttttcccgttcgtattcgtgttgaaattttatttccgtaaacgtaaattgttttatttgtgaatttgtgattttttattgcgggaagtcctagtgggaagggcgatgggaaggacggattgtgcaggggaagttctagtgacgtggcagtgggatgataaatcctagtgacgtggcaggaggtgtttttggaaagtcctagtggatgtccgagtgggatatccgtgcattggagatgctctaaagatAATATGATCTCACCTTTTCCACTTGAGCATTGTAATTCTAATAGAATAAAAGAGAGGATAAACTGAGATATCCAATCATAATTTGTATAGTAATGAACTAACTATTATACTAAGAATAATTTAGTAGTTGAAATAATGTCaagttaattatattttaattttaaataattagtaaataaaCTTAAATGGTATTAATGGTAGTCTTGGCTCAACACTCAGTGTTCTTGGAGTGTGATGAATGGTATATCGTACATCCTCACTGTACGATAGATCATGTTGTATAAGTGTGTGGTGCACGAATCTCCAACACTAGGATCGAAAGGAGCAGGATTTGATACAACCGGGATTTGATGGCGGACTGGAGcgaaattgaaaattgaaaaccgCCCAAAACGGAAGGAGCGAAAATTAAGCGGGATTTGATacaaccttccatctactcactctctctcattCCAAGCGTCAATCCATCTCTCCACGTCTCTGCAATTCTTCTCCCCATATTCCACCACTcttcaaaccctagccgccactgTTTTTCGTCGGGTATTTCCAGAAAGTGATCGTTTTCGTTTGTTTCACTCTCCAACTCTCACTCCGGTAGCGCGCGAACATATTGTTGAACGCGTAGACAAGGTAGGGTTCCAAAAAGTTTTTTTAGTAATAGCACCCGGTAGACGACGATAGACACCGTCTACTAGTCGATTCCCATatttttcatccaaaaaatcaaTGGTTTTAACCTCGACTTGGTCGCGATTTTGTGTAATCACAAATGGGTTGTCGTTTTGGTTAGGGTTTTGTCTTATATAGAATCTGTAATTATTTACTGGTTTAAAAGTGTGTATTCGACGATTTGATTTGTGGTTCGTATCATAGAGTTAACATGACGAAAAGAGGCCGACCGTCAAGATCTCAACCTACAATGGCTGCAGGTAACCTATCAAATTAATTGAATGTAGAATTACTTGAGTAGTTGAACATCAATTAGGCTTCTTCTGTGCATTCATCGACAGATCTTGTAAATGGCTGGATGGGTAATTGTAAAACTCttctgtgcattatttgattgctttgGTACATGATTAAATCTCGGGTTACACATTATGTATCGTGTAGTATTCCTTTTTTtaactgcttgtgtacatgggagATTAACTTGAAGTATTAATGTGCGCATTAGTTGATTGAAAGTGTACATTATTTATGCATTGGTAtacattatttgtcaagtatttGGCATTATTTGTCGGCTTGCTGAGTGGTGTGGGTGAAATGGTGAATGGAATGTTCGATTTCTTTGATTAACATTCGAATATGGGTGTCTGTTCTTTTAGGTAGAGAAATGATGAAGAAATTGGGATAAATTTTGTAGACTACAATGTCCTGATTGATTATTCTGACCAAATAAGCCCAGAAAATCATTCTTAACAATCTCGAAATGACGAGAGGATTCTTAAAGAATATACCGTTAGAAACCACTATCGATATTCTGCCAAGACTCCCTGCTAAAGACGCAGGTTAGGATTGTCTGTGACTATGATTTAGCATAGAATTACAGTTACCAGATCTCATTGTGAGGTGCACATGCTTGGGAAACGAACATGGAGAATTATTGTACCAGATCTCTACAGCACTATGAGCTTTTTACTTAATGTAGATAGTGTATTTGTTTATATGTTTTTGCTATAATATGCTCTGACTTGGTGCTGCTGCTAGATGCATTTTTGTTACAGTGTAGCAGATCAACTCGCTATTACGAGTATATCCAAATTTAAGCATGTAGCCTGGTTTACTATTACGAGTATATCTTTTTCAAGAAACGACGTCGGTGCAACAAGATGGATGTTCACTGTTGCGTATAGATTGAACTTAAATTTTATGTAAGTGAACAGAAGTGAATAAGGAAGAAGTAAGGTTGATTTACTGATATTGAGTTGAGGTAGAACATAACAAATATATAATGCTTGTGGGACATAAGCTAAAACACTAAAAGATATAATTCTTGTAGTTATGGGACATAAGCTAAAAGACTAAAAGT
Encoded proteins:
- the LOC121780104 gene encoding F-box protein CPR1-like, whose amino-acid sequence is MLSFGFGVSKISGQYKVVCINRDGSAHHVYTLGTGAWRRVEACPASGFGFNLDGRIECNGNLHWTVYDSTRPLLICGFDVETECFSIFSAPPAAVDERLTVELSVLSDCLCVSYVWGHEIVIWSMKEYRVEESWTIEYRLSTNGFNFDFGIRNRMESVYPIKVFNDGDVLMLMVANDINFYYRKRHLIYYSSKTDTIQQLGMINEQLGTIGSYGMVAEQHLTIEDVYVENHLTRAMIFTPALLSLKSFGIENVISF